Proteins co-encoded in one Thermochromatium tepidum ATCC 43061 genomic window:
- the rdgB gene encoding RdgB/HAM1 family non-canonical purine NTP pyrophosphatase yields MTRAPLSTTIVLASNNAGKVRELEYLLAGSRIQICPQGEYGVPEVEETGLTFVENAILKARHAARHTGLPALADDSGLEVDALGGAPGVYSARYAGPGATDEANLRQLLAELAEVPEAERTARFQCVLVYLRHAEDPTPLICQGTWEGRILFEPRGTNGFGYDPIFLVPTQGCSAAELDPDTKNRLSHRGQALCRLQEQLVV; encoded by the coding sequence ATGACCCGAGCGCCGCTCAGCACCACCATCGTCCTGGCCAGCAACAATGCCGGCAAGGTCCGCGAGCTCGAATACCTGCTCGCCGGGTCCCGGATCCAGATCTGCCCGCAAGGAGAATATGGCGTCCCGGAGGTTGAGGAGACCGGTCTGACCTTCGTCGAGAACGCCATCCTCAAGGCGCGCCACGCGGCGCGCCACACCGGGCTTCCGGCCCTCGCCGATGACTCTGGACTGGAGGTCGATGCATTGGGCGGCGCCCCTGGCGTCTACTCGGCCCGCTATGCCGGCCCAGGCGCGACGGACGAGGCCAATCTGCGCCAGCTCCTTGCCGAGCTTGCAGAGGTGCCCGAGGCCGAACGCACGGCACGCTTCCAGTGTGTCCTGGTCTATCTGCGGCATGCCGAAGACCCGACGCCCCTGATCTGTCAGGGCACCTGGGAGGGGCGCATCCTGTTTGAGCCGCGCGGAACCAACGGCTTCGGCTATGACCCGATCTTTCTGGTCCCGACCCAGGGCTGTAGTGCCGCCGAACTCGATCCCGACACCAAAAACCGGCTCAGTCATCGTGGTCAGGCCTTGTGCCGGTTGCAGGAGCAGCTTGTGGTATGA
- a CDS encoding YggS family pyridoxal phosphate-dependent enzyme — protein sequence MTLDDIIAQHHNQVLARIQAAAKRAGRPVDAVGLIAVSKQQPVAAIRAAYRAGQRAFGESYLQEALTKQAQLTDLTDIEWHFIGRIQSNKTRQIAAHFDWVHGLADPGHARRLSEQRPVGRSPLNVCLQVNLSGETTKGGVAPEALGPLLEHCRALPGLCVRGLMTLPAPSEDEATQRRPFRQLRELRDRFATPDCPLEVLSMGMSDDLEAAILEGATLVRIGSAIFGARLG from the coding sequence ATGACGCTCGACGACATCATCGCCCAGCATCACAACCAGGTCCTGGCGCGCATCCAGGCGGCAGCGAAGCGTGCGGGTCGGCCAGTCGATGCGGTGGGCCTGATCGCGGTGAGCAAACAACAGCCGGTCGCAGCGATCCGCGCCGCCTATCGAGCCGGCCAGCGTGCCTTTGGCGAGAGCTATCTCCAGGAGGCGCTCACCAAGCAGGCTCAGCTGACCGACCTCACCGACATCGAGTGGCATTTCATCGGGCGCATCCAGTCCAACAAGACCCGCCAGATCGCCGCCCATTTCGATTGGGTGCACGGCCTGGCCGATCCTGGGCACGCACGCCGTCTGAGCGAACAGCGTCCGGTGGGCCGTTCGCCCCTCAATGTCTGTCTCCAGGTCAATCTGAGCGGCGAGACCACCAAGGGCGGCGTCGCCCCCGAGGCGCTGGGTCCGCTCCTAGAACACTGTCGCGCGCTCCCAGGGCTCTGCGTGCGCGGCCTGATGACCCTGCCGGCGCCGTCTGAGGACGAGGCCACCCAGCGCCGTCCGTTTCGTCAACTCCGCGAACTGCGCGATCGATTCGCGACCCCCGACTGTCCGCTCGAGGTGCTCTCGATGGGGATGTCCGACGATCTCGAGGCCGCCATCCTGGAGGGCGCGACCCTGGTGCGCATCGGGTCAGCGATCTTTGGCGCGCGCCTAGGCTGA